The proteins below come from a single Chryseobacterium bernardetii genomic window:
- a CDS encoding CoA transferase subunit B produces the protein MLTKEQIAKRISKELRDRYYVNLGIGIPTLVANYVPEGISVEFQSENGVLGMGPFPFEGEEDADIINAGKQTITILDGGSFFDSAFSFGMIRGQKVDLTILGAMEVSENGDIANWKIPGKMVKGMGGAMDLVASAENIIVAMMHVNKAGESKILKKCTLPLTGVNCVKKVVTELAVLEVTPKGFKLLERAPGVSVEDIIKATEADLIIEGEIPEMQF, from the coding sequence ATGCTTACAAAAGAACAAATTGCCAAAAGAATTTCAAAAGAACTGAGAGATCGTTATTATGTAAACCTGGGAATCGGAATTCCTACTTTGGTTGCCAACTATGTTCCGGAAGGAATTTCCGTAGAATTCCAGAGTGAAAACGGAGTCTTGGGAATGGGGCCTTTTCCTTTTGAAGGAGAGGAAGATGCAGATATCATCAATGCCGGAAAACAGACCATTACCATTTTAGATGGAGGTTCATTCTTCGATTCAGCTTTTAGTTTCGGGATGATCCGCGGACAGAAAGTGGATCTTACCATCCTTGGAGCAATGGAGGTTTCAGAGAACGGAGATATTGCCAACTGGAAAATTCCGGGAAAAATGGTGAAAGGAATGGGGGGAGCAATGGATCTGGTAGCTTCTGCAGAAAATATTATCGTTGCTATGATGCATGTAAACAAAGCCGGAGAGAGTAAAATCCTTAAAAAGTGTACCCTTCCGTTAACAGGTGTAAACTGTGTTAAAAAAGTAGTTACAGAATTAGCTGTACTGGAAGTTACTCCAAAAGGTTTTAAATTGCTGGAAAGAGCACCAGGTGTTTCGGTAGAAGACATTATCAAAGCAACGGAAGCAGACCTTATTATTGAAGGTGAAATTCCTGAAATGCAATTCTAA
- a CDS encoding DUF4197 domain-containing protein has product MKKNIFIAAGLFLSISTQAQLLDILKSTVKDKTGIDLNNPQATKGSTTATTGTKTTTTILTSASTQTSPLNVGNLTSSQISSGLKEALSIGVTDGVKKLALTDGFLKNEAVKILMPEKLRKVDMTLRSVGLGSLADEGVKLLNRAAEDAVTEAAPIFTNAITSMTITDAKNILLGSNNAATNYLQSKTQSQLFTAFQPKVKASLGKVGADAVWKNLISKYNTFTGQSVTTDLNEYVTTETINGVFKMVADKENGIRNTPAMRTTSILQKVFGAQDANR; this is encoded by the coding sequence ATGAAAAAAAACATTTTTATTGCAGCCGGATTATTCCTTTCAATTTCTACACAGGCACAGCTGCTTGATATCTTAAAGTCAACAGTTAAAGACAAAACAGGAATTGACCTCAACAATCCACAGGCCACTAAAGGTTCCACAACTGCAACAACAGGCACGAAGACAACCACAACAATTCTCACCTCTGCTTCAACCCAAACCTCTCCTCTGAATGTTGGGAATCTTACTTCAAGCCAGATCTCTTCCGGACTAAAGGAAGCTTTAAGCATCGGAGTAACGGATGGAGTGAAAAAACTGGCATTAACGGATGGTTTTTTGAAAAACGAAGCCGTAAAAATCTTAATGCCTGAAAAATTAAGAAAAGTTGATATGACACTTCGTTCTGTAGGATTAGGCAGTCTTGCTGACGAAGGCGTAAAATTATTGAACAGAGCGGCAGAAGACGCTGTAACAGAAGCCGCACCTATTTTCACCAACGCGATTACGTCTATGACAATAACGGATGCTAAAAATATTCTGTTGGGAAGTAATAATGCAGCAACAAACTATTTACAGAGTAAAACTCAGTCCCAGCTCTTCACTGCCTTCCAGCCAAAAGTAAAAGCTTCTTTAGGAAAAGTGGGTGCTGATGCGGTATGGAAGAATCTGATTTCAAAATATAACACATTTACCGGACAGTCTGTAACCACTGACCTTAATGAATATGTGACTACTGAAACCATCAACGGAGTATTCAAAATGGTGGCAGATAAGGAAAACGGGATCAGAAATACACCGGCTATGAGAACCACAAGCATATTGCAGAAGGTTTTCGGAGCACAGGATGCGAATAGGTAA
- a CDS encoding glycoside hydrolase family 20 protein has translation MVRTFLVFFILLSNLMFAQNQLNVIPYPQKVEFLQGEFAIPHTFVLSSSLPKEETEYFKKRMGSQLEFQYTQKGGDIHLTNSVIPSGIDAEQKKEYYSLEISPKQIHIKSYTRQGYFLALQTLIQIIDQYKDTEKIPMMKIEDQPKFTWRGMHLDVCRHFFTVDEVKQYIDYLAMYKLNTFHWHLTDDQGWRIEIKKYPKLTQLGSKRKESMIGAYVDNTFDGKPYGPYFYTQEQIKDVVKYAKERHITVVPEIEMPGHALAALSAYPELACTKGPFEPATKWGVFDDVFCPKEETFTFLENVLDEVMKLFPSQYIHIGGDECPKTRWKECAHCQELIKKNNLKDEHGLQSYFIQRIEKYINSKGRKIIGWDEILEGGLAPNAAVMSWTGVNGGIEAAKAKHFAVMTPGSYCYFDHYQGDPQSEPNAFGGFTPLDKVYSYNPIPAELNAEQAQYILGVQANLWTEYILDFKQVQYMIFPRLMALSEVGWGTSDPKNYKNFENRVISHFKILDKMNVNYAKSIYNILGKVIPLNNGIAYELSTSQNPNGIRYTLDGSTPTIKSQEYQVPVAIPGSLTVKSAYFEDGQLKSAVSSQEFTVSKSTGKTITLEQQPSENYSFGGAFTLVDGIIGNVKKLGKTWLGFQGKDVIATIDFGKKTDFSEIYFNTLENKGSWIHLAKSAKIYISDDNKEFKIIKEIGKEDIQNANGKIQLKLGKQSAKYLKVMIENAGIIPAGNPGADSKAWLFVDEISVN, from the coding sequence ATGGTACGAACCTTTTTAGTATTTTTTATATTGCTTTCAAACCTAATGTTTGCCCAAAATCAATTGAATGTTATTCCTTACCCTCAGAAAGTCGAGTTTTTACAGGGAGAATTTGCAATCCCACATACTTTTGTATTAAGTAGTAGTCTGCCGAAAGAGGAGACAGAATATTTCAAAAAACGAATGGGTTCTCAGTTAGAATTTCAATATACTCAGAAAGGTGGTGACATCCACTTAACGAATTCTGTAATTCCTTCCGGAATAGATGCTGAACAGAAAAAAGAATATTATTCATTAGAAATTTCACCAAAGCAAATTCATATTAAGTCCTATACAAGGCAAGGATATTTTCTGGCGCTGCAAACTTTAATTCAGATTATTGATCAGTATAAGGATACTGAGAAAATTCCGATGATGAAAATTGAAGACCAGCCCAAGTTTACGTGGAGAGGAATGCATTTGGATGTCTGCCGTCATTTTTTCACGGTAGATGAGGTGAAACAATACATTGATTATCTTGCGATGTATAAACTGAACACTTTCCATTGGCATTTAACCGATGACCAGGGATGGAGAATTGAAATCAAAAAATATCCGAAGCTCACACAACTTGGTTCCAAACGTAAAGAATCTATGATTGGGGCCTATGTGGACAATACTTTCGATGGGAAACCGTATGGCCCTTATTTCTATACTCAGGAACAGATCAAAGATGTTGTGAAATATGCCAAGGAAAGACATATAACAGTAGTTCCGGAAATTGAAATGCCTGGTCATGCCCTGGCTGCTTTATCTGCATATCCGGAATTAGCCTGTACCAAAGGACCTTTTGAACCTGCTACCAAATGGGGTGTTTTTGATGATGTTTTCTGTCCTAAAGAAGAAACTTTTACATTTCTGGAGAATGTTTTGGATGAGGTGATGAAGTTGTTTCCGTCTCAGTATATTCATATCGGAGGTGACGAATGCCCTAAAACAAGATGGAAAGAATGTGCCCATTGCCAGGAATTGATTAAAAAGAATAATCTGAAGGATGAACATGGGCTGCAAAGCTATTTCATTCAAAGAATTGAAAAGTATATCAACAGCAAAGGAAGAAAAATTATTGGTTGGGATGAAATCCTGGAAGGCGGATTGGCTCCTAATGCTGCTGTAATGAGCTGGACAGGAGTAAACGGAGGAATTGAAGCAGCAAAAGCAAAACATTTTGCTGTGATGACACCGGGATCCTATTGCTATTTTGACCATTATCAGGGAGATCCACAGTCTGAACCTAATGCGTTTGGCGGATTTACCCCATTGGATAAAGTATATTCCTATAATCCTATCCCTGCAGAGTTAAACGCTGAACAGGCTCAGTATATTCTGGGTGTTCAGGCTAATCTATGGACTGAATATATCCTGGATTTCAAACAGGTACAATATATGATTTTCCCAAGGCTGATGGCGCTCTCCGAAGTGGGATGGGGAACTTCAGATCCTAAAAATTATAAAAATTTTGAAAACAGAGTGATCAGCCATTTCAAAATACTGGATAAAATGAACGTTAACTATGCAAAAAGCATTTACAATATTTTAGGAAAAGTAATTCCTTTAAATAATGGAATTGCCTACGAGCTTTCTACTTCACAAAACCCAAACGGGATCAGATATACACTGGACGGAAGTACTCCAACAATAAAATCTCAGGAGTATCAGGTTCCTGTTGCCATTCCGGGTTCTTTAACGGTTAAATCTGCTTATTTTGAAGACGGACAACTTAAAAGTGCTGTTTCGTCGCAAGAATTTACAGTATCAAAATCAACGGGAAAAACGATCACACTAGAGCAGCAGCCAAGTGAAAACTATTCTTTTGGTGGCGCTTTTACCTTGGTAGACGGTATTATCGGAAATGTGAAGAAGCTGGGTAAAACATGGTTAGGGTTTCAGGGGAAAGATGTAATCGCAACCATTGATTTTGGTAAGAAAACCGACTTTTCAGAAATCTATTTTAATACCCTGGAAAATAAAGGAAGCTGGATCCATCTTGCAAAATCTGCAAAAATTTATATTTCTGACGACAATAAAGAATTTAAAATTATCAAAGAAATAGGAAAAGAGGATATTCAAAATGCTAACGGAAAAATACAATTGAAGCTGGGGAAACAAAGTGCAAAATATCTGAAGGTCATGATTGAAAATGCAGGCATTATTCCGGCCGGAAATCCCGGTGCTGATTCAAAAGCATGGCTGTTTGTTGATGAAATTAGCGTCAATTAG